Proteins found in one Bremerella volcania genomic segment:
- a CDS encoding SAM hydrolase/SAM-dependent halogenase family protein, with protein sequence MFIPGGIIALTTDFQTDSFYVAEMKVAAHQIAREALIVDVTHAIAPQDVKQASWILLRALEAFPEGTVHVCVVDPGVGTDRKILAAIIHGQAVIGPDNGLFDVIASRYHVAAIIELNNEVYFGPRRSHTFHGRDIMAPMAAHLVRGIPLESLGDSLHRPLVTQETKAKIFAKRQENEIHGQFIYADSFGNCVTNIFEDDIPDDWDRRRLRVESGSHAVDGIVSTYGEREVGASAALVGSSGQLEWAVVQGSAAQKYGFEAGIAVKIVRENA encoded by the coding sequence ATGTTCATTCCTGGCGGAATCATCGCTCTTACCACCGACTTTCAAACGGACTCGTTCTATGTCGCTGAAATGAAAGTCGCGGCGCATCAAATTGCTCGCGAGGCGTTGATTGTGGACGTCACGCATGCCATCGCGCCGCAAGACGTGAAGCAGGCCAGTTGGATATTGCTTCGCGCCTTAGAGGCGTTTCCGGAGGGAACGGTGCATGTTTGCGTGGTCGATCCCGGAGTGGGTACCGATCGCAAGATTCTTGCCGCGATCATTCATGGCCAGGCAGTCATTGGTCCTGACAATGGGTTGTTTGACGTCATCGCGTCCCGGTACCACGTCGCGGCGATCATCGAACTGAACAATGAAGTCTATTTCGGCCCGCGTCGATCCCACACGTTCCACGGCCGCGACATCATGGCCCCGATGGCCGCTCACCTGGTACGGGGAATACCTCTGGAAAGTCTCGGTGACTCCCTTCACCGGCCGTTGGTTACACAGGAAACGAAAGCCAAGATTTTTGCCAAGAGGCAAGAGAACGAGATTCACGGGCAGTTCATCTACGCCGATTCGTTCGGTAACTGCGTGACGAATATCTTTGAAGATGATATCCCCGATGATTGGGATCGCAGGCGCTTGAGAGTTGAGTCAGGTTCGCATGCGGTGGACGGAATCGTCTCGACCTATGGTGAACGTGAGGTGGGAGCTTCCGCGGCCTTGGTCGGCTCTTCCGGGCAACTTGAGTGGGCCGTTGTTCAGGGAAGTGCCGCCCAAAAGTATGGGTTTGAGGCGGGCATTGCGGTTAAGATCGTGCGTGAAAACGCCTGA
- a CDS encoding SAM-dependent chlorinase/fluorinase, protein MPSRISGKVVSISETGDAITDLAHEQLADIPQDDRTSIECGGHTTLGIYPLDHDQPELTYVAILGKSGRLELSLIGDSAAKFLGLKVNDEVTIKW, encoded by the coding sequence GTGCCGAGTCGTATCTCCGGAAAAGTCGTATCCATCTCGGAAACGGGAGACGCCATCACCGACTTGGCTCACGAGCAATTGGCGGATATCCCGCAAGATGATCGGACTTCCATCGAGTGCGGAGGGCATACGACCCTGGGCATTTATCCACTGGATCATGACCAGCCTGAGTTGACGTACGTGGCGATCCTGGGCAAGAGTGGTCGCTTGGAACTGTCGCTCATTGGTGACAGTGCCGCGAAGTTCCTGGGACTCAAAGTGAACGACGAAGTCACCATCAAGTGGTAG